TCTGGTGGCGCAGGTACGCGTGGATGTCGTGGGTCCACTGCGGGTCGGTGACGCTGTCCGCTTCGTTCTGGATGCCGGTGTTCCATTCTTCGTGGGTCATGTCAGGGCTCCCTTGGTGCGTGGTGCGGTGGGGGTGGGTTCGTGGCGTTCGCGGGCCAGCCCGAGGCCGCTGTGGGTCAGGCGGTAGATGTGGCGGGGGGGTTTGCCGGGGTGCGGGGACTGTTCCCACTGGGCGTCCAGGTGGCCCTGTTCGTGCAGGCGCTGGAGGATGGGGTAGAGGGTCCCGCTTTTCAGGCTGGTGCTCTTGGACAGGTCGTAGCCGTAGGTGTGCGCGGGGTAGGTCTGCTGGAGGGCGTGCAGGACGGCTCTGGTATGGGGGCTGGAGTTGGGGGAGCGGGGCATGACCTATTAACAACATATGTAGAGTTTCCCGTCAAGCGGACATGCGGCAGGCAAAAAACCGCTGC
The genomic region above belongs to Deinococcus seoulensis and contains:
- a CDS encoding PadR family transcriptional regulator, producing MPRSPNSSPHTRAVLHALQQTYPAHTYGYDLSKSTSLKSGTLYPILQRLHEQGHLDAQWEQSPHPGKPPRHIYRLTHSGLGLARERHEPTPTAPRTKGALT